One genomic window of Kineococcus endophyticus includes the following:
- a CDS encoding SDR family NAD(P)-dependent oxidoreductase, with translation MSSTRWTAGDVPDQHGRVAVVTGANTGLGFETAKVLAQRGATVVLAVRDVEKGAAAASRMGGDVSVQRLDLSSLTSVREAAEALRGRHPRIDLLIDNAGVMYTPRQTTQDGFELQFGTNHLGHFAFTGLLLDALLPVEGSRVVVVSSVAHRIRAAIHFDDLQWERSYSKVAAYGQSKLANLLFTYELQRRLAAHPTSTVAVAAHPGVSNTELVRHTPAPVRALMDRVGNVLTQPAAMGALPTLRAATDPAVLGGQYFGPSGAGEARGYPRQVASSDQSHDLAVQRRLWAVSEELTGVVFPV, from the coding sequence GTGAGCAGCACGCGGTGGACGGCGGGCGACGTGCCCGACCAGCACGGCCGGGTGGCGGTCGTCACCGGCGCGAACACCGGCCTCGGCTTCGAGACCGCGAAGGTGCTGGCGCAGCGGGGCGCGACGGTCGTGCTGGCCGTCCGGGACGTCGAGAAGGGTGCGGCGGCGGCGTCGCGGATGGGCGGGGACGTCTCGGTCCAGCGGCTGGACCTGTCCTCGCTCACCTCGGTCCGCGAGGCGGCCGAAGCCCTGCGCGGCAGGCACCCCCGCATCGACCTGCTGATCGACAACGCCGGGGTCATGTACACGCCACGGCAGACGACGCAGGACGGGTTCGAGCTGCAGTTCGGCACGAACCACCTGGGGCACTTCGCGTTCACCGGGCTGCTGCTCGACGCGCTGCTGCCCGTCGAGGGATCGCGCGTCGTGGTGGTCAGCAGCGTCGCGCACCGCATCCGCGCCGCCATCCACTTCGACGACCTGCAGTGGGAGCGGTCGTACTCCAAGGTGGCCGCCTACGGGCAGTCCAAGCTCGCCAACCTGCTCTTCACCTACGAGCTGCAGCGCCGGCTCGCCGCGCACCCGACGAGCACGGTGGCCGTCGCGGCCCACCCGGGGGTCTCGAACACCGAACTCGTCCGGCACACCCCGGCCCCCGTGCGCGCGCTCATGGACCGGGTCGGGAACGTCCTCACGCAGCCCGCGGCCATGGGGGCGCTGCCCACGCTGCGGGCCGCGACCGACCCCGCCGTCCTGGGTGGTCAGTACTTCGGACCCTCCGGTGCGGGGGAGGCGCGCGGCTACCCGCGTCAGGTGGCGTCCAGCGACCAGTCGCACGACCTCGCCGTCCAGCGCCGGCTGTGGGCGGTGTCCGAGGAGCTCACGGGGGTCGTCTTCCCCGTGTGA
- a CDS encoding ABC transporter permease: protein MSQTVQAADRLEVDLGSSRGVVLRRMLRNPSGVVGMVLAALVVLAALLAPVLAPYPPTQVHFETPFQVPRTVGFWLGTDDLGRDVMSRILFGLRASLQVALLAVVLSVVVGTPLGLAAGYWRGLDAVVSRVTDVVLAFPFLVLAVGLAAIRGASLGNAAIALGIAHVPQVIRVVRAETLRLRGAEYVLAAKTMDASGVRILATHVLPNAVPSIVVQATVIVPAVVIGEALLSFLGLGIQPPTPSLGIMLSDAQQYIFRAPTAALFPGLAIVLVCLAFNLFGDALRDALDPSGDHR from the coding sequence ATGAGCCAGACCGTCCAGGCCGCCGACCGGCTCGAGGTCGACCTCGGGTCCTCCCGCGGTGTCGTGCTGCGGCGCATGCTGCGCAACCCCTCCGGCGTCGTCGGCATGGTGCTCGCCGCACTCGTCGTGCTGGCCGCGCTGCTGGCGCCCGTGCTCGCGCCCTACCCGCCGACGCAGGTCCACTTCGAGACGCCCTTCCAGGTCCCGCGCACCGTGGGGTTCTGGCTCGGGACCGACGACCTCGGCCGCGACGTGATGTCGCGCATCCTCTTCGGCCTGCGCGCCTCGCTCCAGGTGGCGCTGCTGGCCGTCGTGCTGTCGGTCGTCGTCGGGACGCCGCTCGGCCTGGCCGCGGGCTACTGGCGCGGGCTGGACGCCGTCGTCTCGCGCGTCACCGACGTCGTGCTGGCGTTCCCGTTCCTCGTGCTGGCCGTCGGGCTCGCCGCGATCCGCGGTGCGAGCCTGGGCAACGCCGCGATCGCCCTGGGCATCGCCCACGTGCCGCAGGTGATCCGCGTGGTCCGCGCCGAGACCCTGCGGCTGCGCGGGGCGGAGTACGTCCTGGCGGCCAAGACGATGGACGCCTCCGGGGTCCGCATCCTCGCCACCCACGTGCTGCCGAACGCGGTGCCCTCGATCGTCGTGCAGGCCACGGTCATCGTGCCGGCCGTCGTCATCGGCGAGGCGCTGCTGTCCTTCCTCGGCCTCGGCATCCAGCCGCCCACCCCGAGCCTGGGCATCATGCTGTCCGACGCGCAGCAGTACATCTTCCGGGCGCCGACGGCGGCGCTGTTCCCGGGCCTGGCGATCGTGCTCGTGTGCCTGGCCTTCAACCTGTTCGGCGACGCCCTGCGCGACGCCCTCGACCCGAGCGGAGACCACCGGTGA
- a CDS encoding helix-turn-helix domain-containing protein — translation MTTGTTAPALGGLLRQFRRGCAVEGTGFARRTRRTPGLRREELALLAGVSVDYLVQLEQGRAARPSAPVVAALSRALRLTDDDTALLHRAAGLAAPTGAVRREVPAAAERLVARLGPLPAAVYSADWWVLRWNAAWTALLGDPLLKRGRERNVVWYEMVEPNPRVWVDPAEDEVFRDAVVGDLRVALLEHPDDAELIDLVQALRQRSPEFVERWTSARPARYRGMRKRVDHAEVGPMTLDGDVLEVPGSDVRVVVYSAAPGSVDAERLARLDPLTTSAGGGGGVATGGAGSSARTMRA, via the coding sequence GTGACGACGGGTACGACAGCCCCTGCCCTGGGCGGCCTGCTGCGCCAGTTCCGGCGCGGCTGCGCCGTCGAGGGGACGGGCTTCGCCCGCAGGACCCGGCGCACGCCGGGGTTGCGGCGCGAGGAGCTCGCGCTGCTGGCCGGGGTCTCCGTCGACTACCTCGTCCAGCTCGAGCAGGGCCGCGCGGCGCGGCCGTCGGCGCCCGTGGTCGCCGCGCTGTCCCGGGCCCTGCGCCTGACCGACGACGACACCGCGCTCCTGCACCGGGCCGCCGGTCTGGCCGCCCCGACGGGTGCCGTCCGGCGCGAGGTCCCCGCTGCGGCCGAGCGCCTCGTCGCCCGGCTGGGGCCGCTGCCGGCGGCGGTGTACTCCGCGGACTGGTGGGTGCTGCGCTGGAACGCCGCATGGACGGCGCTGCTCGGCGATCCCCTGCTCAAGCGCGGCCGCGAACGCAACGTCGTCTGGTACGAGATGGTCGAGCCCAACCCGCGGGTGTGGGTGGACCCGGCCGAGGACGAGGTGTTCCGCGACGCCGTCGTCGGGGACCTGCGGGTGGCGCTGCTGGAGCACCCCGACGACGCCGAGCTCATCGACCTGGTGCAGGCGCTGAGGCAGCGCAGCCCCGAGTTCGTCGAGCGGTGGACGTCCGCGCGGCCGGCCCGCTACCGCGGGATGCGCAAGCGCGTCGACCACGCCGAGGTCGGGCCGATGACGCTCGACGGCGACGTGCTCGAGGTCCCCGGCAGCGACGTCCGGGTCGTCGTGTACTCCGCCGCCCCGGGTTCCGTGGACGCCGAGCGGCTGGCCCGGCTGGACCCCCTCACGACCTCGGCAGGGGGTGGTGGCGGGGTCGCCACGGGCGGTGCAGGATCATCGGCACGCACGATGCGAGCCTGA
- a CDS encoding ABC transporter permease, which yields MGRFLLSRLWQSVVTLVLASMVVFAGVRALPGDPALAVAGEEATPEALAAVRADLGLDQPVWVQYWRFLTSALRGDLGTSVRTGTPVTDLIGATLPVTVWLSVYAMLFAVVFGLAMGVVAAVRRGTWAEAGVNGLSLLGLSVPSFWLGLLAILYLAVGTGWFPASGYVSPGEDPLRALHHLTLPAVILGAGIAAVVMRQTRASMLQNLSADYVRTARAKGASRSAVVLRFALRNSLVVVVTLVGLQLGGLISGAVVTERIFGLPGFGKLTLDSVFSRDYPVIEGVVLVVTLAYVVINLVVDLLYTVLDPRIRVAGGSR from the coding sequence ATGGGACGTTTCCTGCTGTCCCGGCTGTGGCAGAGCGTCGTGACGCTCGTGCTCGCCTCGATGGTCGTCTTCGCGGGCGTCCGCGCCCTGCCCGGTGACCCCGCCCTCGCCGTGGCCGGTGAGGAGGCGACGCCCGAGGCGCTCGCCGCCGTGCGGGCCGACCTCGGACTGGACCAGCCCGTCTGGGTGCAGTACTGGCGGTTCCTCACGAGCGCGCTGCGGGGCGACCTGGGGACGTCGGTCCGCACCGGGACCCCGGTGACCGACCTCATCGGCGCGACGTTGCCGGTGACGGTCTGGCTCTCCGTCTACGCGATGCTCTTCGCGGTCGTGTTCGGACTGGCGATGGGGGTCGTCGCGGCCGTCCGTCGCGGCACCTGGGCCGAGGCCGGCGTGAACGGCCTGTCCCTGCTCGGGTTGTCGGTGCCGAGCTTCTGGCTGGGGTTGCTCGCGATCCTCTACCTCGCCGTCGGGACCGGATGGTTCCCCGCGTCCGGGTACGTCTCCCCGGGGGAGGACCCGTTGCGCGCGCTGCACCACCTGACGCTGCCGGCCGTCATCCTGGGCGCAGGGATCGCCGCCGTCGTCATGCGCCAGACGCGCGCCTCGATGCTGCAGAACCTCTCGGCCGACTACGTGCGCACGGCCCGGGCCAAGGGTGCGTCCCGCTCCGCGGTCGTCCTGCGCTTCGCCCTGCGCAACTCCCTCGTCGTCGTGGTGACGCTCGTCGGGTTGCAGCTCGGCGGGCTGATCTCGGGGGCCGTCGTCACCGAACGCATCTTCGGCCTCCCGGGCTTCGGCAAGCTGACGCTGGACTCGGTGTTCAGCCGCGACTACCCCGTGATCGAGGGGGTCGTGCTCGTCGTGACCCTCGCGTACGTCGTCATCAACCTGGTGGTCGACCTCCTCTACACCGTCCTCGACCCGCGCATCCGCGTCGCCGGAGGTTCCCGATGA
- a CDS encoding YoaK family protein produces MPPEKTAAPSPAAVARGARRASWHLALMLVLTFSTGIVDAVGYLGLDRVFTANMTGNVVILGMALTGSEDLPIVGPVLALLGFLAGAAVVGRVLRKAATGWTTASTWVFVVVGVVLAGLGVATSLMVGLPVEPGTTPPPAALAVTTVLGIAMGGQAAAARRLAVKDVTTVVVTSTLTGLAADSRMAGGTGDGWRRRLGAVVLILAGAAAGAALLRWHIGAGLGVAALISLVAAVLGHFRAHATR; encoded by the coding sequence ATGCCCCCCGAGAAGACCGCCGCACCGTCCCCCGCCGCCGTCGCCCGCGGCGCGCGCCGGGCGTCCTGGCACCTCGCGCTGATGCTCGTGCTGACCTTCTCGACCGGCATCGTCGACGCGGTCGGCTACCTCGGCCTGGACCGCGTGTTCACCGCGAACATGACGGGGAACGTCGTCATCCTCGGCATGGCCCTCACCGGGTCGGAGGACCTGCCGATCGTGGGGCCCGTGCTCGCGCTCCTCGGCTTCCTCGCCGGCGCGGCCGTCGTGGGCCGGGTGCTGCGCAAGGCCGCCACGGGCTGGACGACGGCGTCGACGTGGGTCTTCGTCGTCGTCGGGGTCGTGCTGGCGGGGCTCGGCGTCGCCACGTCCCTCATGGTGGGCCTGCCGGTGGAACCCGGCACGACGCCCCCGCCCGCGGCCCTGGCCGTGACGACCGTGCTCGGCATCGCGATGGGCGGTCAGGCCGCCGCCGCGCGCCGCCTCGCGGTCAAGGACGTCACCACGGTCGTCGTCACGTCGACGCTCACGGGCCTGGCCGCCGACTCCCGGATGGCCGGCGGCACGGGCGACGGGTGGCGTCGCCGCCTGGGCGCCGTCGTGCTGATCCTCGCCGGGGCGGCCGCGGGCGCGGCGCTACTGCGCTGGCACATCGGCGCCGGCCTCGGGGTCGCGGCCCTGATCTCCCTCGTCGCGGCCGTCCTCGGGCACTTCCGGGCGCACGCCACCCGCTGA
- the pgm gene encoding phosphoglucomutase (alpha-D-glucose-1,6-bisphosphate-dependent) yields the protein MTNPRAGQHAQPSDLIDVAHVVTAYYATKPDPSDVGQRVAFGTSGHRGSSLDAAFNEDHILATTQAIVDYRREQGYDGPLFLGRDTHALSEPAWVSALEVLGANDVTVLVDDRDSWTPTPAVSHAILAANRDGRTIRTTGSGLADGIVVTPSHNPPRDGGFKYNPPNGGPADTDATGWIAAKANAYLEAGLDGVRRVPFAKARAAAQGYDFLGTYVDDLPNVLDIDAIRDAGIRIGADPLGGASVEFWQAVADRHRLDLTVVNPLVDPTWRFMTLDWDGKIRMDCSSPSAMHSVIDRRSEFQIATGNDADADRHGIVTPDAGLMNPNHYLAVAIQYLFSSRKDWPQGAAIGKTLVSSSMIDRVAESLGRTLLEVPVGFKWFVPGLLDASVGFGGEESAGASFLRKDGSVWSTDKDGILLALLASEITAVTGRTPSQHYADLVERFGRPQYVRSDAAATREQKATLSKLSPDQVSATELAGEPIVSKLTEAPGNGAKIGGLKVVTESAWFAARPSGTEDVYKIYAESFKGADHLRHVQHEAQELVDGVLSGN from the coding sequence ATGACGAACCCCCGCGCAGGACAGCACGCCCAGCCCTCGGACCTCATCGACGTCGCGCACGTCGTCACGGCCTACTACGCGACCAAGCCCGACCCGTCCGACGTCGGCCAGCGCGTCGCGTTCGGCACCTCCGGCCACCGCGGGTCCAGCCTCGACGCGGCGTTCAACGAGGACCACATCCTCGCCACGACGCAGGCGATCGTCGACTACCGCCGCGAGCAGGGCTACGACGGCCCGCTCTTCCTCGGCCGCGACACCCACGCCCTGTCCGAACCCGCGTGGGTGTCCGCGCTGGAGGTCCTGGGCGCCAACGACGTCACCGTCCTGGTGGACGACCGCGACTCCTGGACCCCCACGCCGGCGGTCTCGCACGCGATCCTCGCCGCGAACCGCGACGGCCGGACGATCCGCACGACGGGTTCCGGCCTGGCCGACGGCATCGTCGTCACCCCCTCGCACAACCCCCCGCGCGACGGCGGGTTCAAGTACAACCCGCCGAACGGCGGCCCGGCCGACACCGACGCGACCGGCTGGATCGCGGCCAAGGCCAACGCCTACCTCGAGGCCGGGCTCGACGGCGTCCGCCGCGTCCCCTTCGCCAAGGCCCGCGCCGCGGCGCAGGGTTACGACTTCCTCGGCACCTACGTCGACGACCTGCCGAACGTCCTGGACATCGACGCTATCCGCGACGCGGGCATCCGCATCGGCGCCGACCCCCTCGGCGGGGCGAGCGTCGAGTTCTGGCAGGCCGTCGCCGACCGGCACCGCCTCGACCTGACGGTCGTCAACCCGCTCGTGGACCCGACGTGGCGGTTCATGACGCTGGACTGGGACGGCAAGATCCGCATGGACTGCTCCTCCCCGTCGGCGATGCACTCGGTCATCGACCGCCGCTCGGAGTTCCAGATCGCGACGGGCAACGACGCCGACGCCGACCGGCACGGCATCGTGACCCCGGACGCCGGCCTGATGAACCCCAACCACTACCTCGCCGTGGCGATCCAGTACCTGTTCTCCTCCCGCAAGGACTGGCCGCAGGGTGCCGCCATCGGCAAGACGCTGGTCTCCAGCTCGATGATCGACCGCGTCGCGGAGTCGCTGGGGCGCACGCTCCTGGAGGTGCCGGTCGGGTTCAAGTGGTTCGTCCCCGGCCTGCTCGACGCCTCGGTCGGGTTCGGCGGCGAGGAGTCCGCGGGCGCCTCGTTCCTGCGCAAGGACGGGTCCGTGTGGAGCACGGACAAGGACGGGATCCTGCTGGCGCTGCTGGCCTCGGAGATCACCGCCGTCACCGGCCGCACGCCGAGCCAGCACTACGCTGACCTGGTGGAGAGGTTCGGCCGTCCGCAGTACGTCCGCTCCGACGCCGCGGCGACCCGGGAGCAGAAGGCCACGCTGTCGAAGCTGTCGCCCGACCAGGTGTCGGCGACGGAACTGGCCGGGGAACCCATCGTGAGCAAGCTCACCGAGGCGCCGGGCAACGGCGCGAAGATCGGCGGGTTGAAGGTCGTGACGGAGTCGGCGTGGTTCGCCGCGCGCCCGTCCGGCACCGAGGACGTGTACAAGATCTACGCGGAGTCCTTCAAGGGCGCCGACCACCTGCGCCACGTCCAGCACGAGGCGCAGGAACTGGTCGACGGGGTGCTGTCGGGGAACTAG
- a CDS encoding gamma-glutamyltransferase family protein encodes MTASTHWLASATGQSVLERGGNAFDAAVAAAFVLHVVEPHLNGPGGDMTGVFATAQDPTPVVLNGQGPAPAAATIEHYRAEGLDTVPGAGGLAAAVPGAVDAWMVLLRDHGTWELADVLDPAIGYARDGHPVVGRVGTTIASVADLFREHWPSSAALWMPQGRIPQHGDVITNPAWARTLQRLVDAGKDAGSRVERIEAFRREWREGFVAREAVEFLRTPHRHSSGTDHAGVLETSDWAGFSARFEEPTTIEFRGTTVAKTGPFGQGPVLLQALRILDGFEDADLDPSTVRGAHTVLEALKLALADRDAWYGSAADPDVVRELLSEEYAATRRALITDRASREFRPGSPGGRTPHVPPLRTDAPSAVGVGEPTVGEPTVESTGTTRGDTCHVDVVDRWGNVVSATPSGGWLQSSPTVPELGFCLGSRLQMTWLDEDSPSALRPGERPRTTLTPTLLLRDGVPVEALGTPGGDQQDQWQLLYLLRTLVGGYEPQQAIDAPALHTTSMPGSFWPRTWTPGGAVVEGRIGDDVIAGLEERGHVVTRSGDWSLGRLSCAGRDPKTGVLHAAANSRGAQGYAVGR; translated from the coding sequence ATGACGGCCTCGACGCACTGGCTGGCCTCCGCCACGGGGCAGTCGGTCCTCGAGCGCGGCGGGAACGCGTTCGACGCCGCCGTCGCCGCGGCGTTCGTCCTGCACGTGGTCGAACCCCACCTCAACGGACCCGGCGGGGACATGACGGGCGTGTTCGCCACCGCGCAGGACCCGACCCCCGTCGTCCTCAACGGTCAGGGCCCCGCGCCCGCGGCCGCCACGATCGAGCACTACCGCGCCGAGGGCCTCGACACGGTCCCCGGGGCGGGCGGTCTCGCGGCGGCCGTCCCCGGTGCCGTCGACGCCTGGATGGTGCTGCTGCGCGACCACGGGACGTGGGAACTCGCCGACGTCCTGGACCCCGCCATCGGGTACGCCCGCGACGGCCACCCCGTCGTCGGCCGCGTCGGGACGACCATCGCCTCGGTGGCCGACCTGTTCCGCGAGCACTGGCCGAGTTCGGCGGCGCTGTGGATGCCGCAGGGCCGGATCCCCCAGCACGGGGACGTCATCACGAACCCGGCGTGGGCGCGGACGCTGCAGCGGCTGGTGGACGCGGGGAAGGACGCCGGGTCGCGCGTCGAGCGGATCGAGGCCTTCCGCCGCGAGTGGCGCGAAGGTTTCGTCGCCCGCGAGGCCGTCGAGTTCCTCCGCACCCCGCACCGGCACTCCTCCGGCACCGACCACGCCGGGGTCCTCGAGACCTCCGACTGGGCCGGGTTCTCCGCCAGGTTCGAGGAGCCGACCACGATCGAGTTCCGCGGGACGACGGTCGCCAAGACCGGCCCGTTCGGCCAGGGGCCCGTGCTGCTGCAGGCGCTGCGGATCCTCGACGGGTTCGAGGACGCCGACCTCGACCCCTCGACCGTCCGCGGTGCGCACACCGTCCTCGAGGCGCTGAAACTCGCTCTCGCCGATCGCGACGCCTGGTACGGCTCGGCCGCGGACCCGGACGTGGTGCGCGAACTCCTGTCCGAGGAGTACGCCGCGACCCGCCGTGCCCTCATCACCGACCGGGCCTCGCGCGAGTTCCGCCCGGGCAGCCCCGGTGGGCGGACACCCCACGTGCCCCCGCTGCGCACCGACGCCCCGTCCGCCGTCGGCGTCGGTGAACCCACCGTCGGCGAACCGACCGTCGAGAGCACCGGCACGACCCGCGGTGACACCTGCCACGTCGACGTCGTCGACCGCTGGGGGAACGTCGTGTCGGCCACGCCCTCCGGTGGGTGGCTGCAGTCGTCCCCGACCGTCCCGGAGCTCGGGTTCTGCCTCGGCTCCCGGTTGCAGATGACGTGGCTGGACGAGGACTCGCCCTCGGCGCTGCGGCCGGGGGAACGTCCCCGCACCACCCTGACGCCGACGCTGCTGCTGCGCGACGGGGTTCCCGTCGAGGCGCTCGGAACTCCCGGCGGCGACCAGCAGGACCAGTGGCAGCTGCTGTACCTGCTGCGGACGCTCGTCGGCGGGTACGAACCCCAGCAGGCGATCGACGCACCCGCCCTGCACACCACGTCCATGCCGGGGTCGTTCTGGCCGCGGACCTGGACACCCGGCGGAGCCGTCGTCGAGGGCCGGATCGGGGACGACGTCATCGCCGGGCTCGAGGAGCGGGGTCACGTCGTGACCCGGTCCGGGGACTGGTCGCTGGGCCGGTTGTCCTGCGCCGGACGGGACCCGAAGACGGGTGTGCTGCACGCGGCCGCGAACTCCCGCGGGGCCCAGGGCTACGCGGTGGGGAGGTGA
- a CDS encoding SDR family NAD(P)-dependent oxidoreductase, which translates to MTTTRPVALVTGGNKGIGRETCRRLAALGHTVLLGARDPGRGRAAADELGVTWIPLDVTDQASVDAAAEQVRREHGGLDVLVNNAGVNSAVTPVEELTADALAALLDVNLLGVLRVTNAFVPLLRDSAHPRVVNVSSTVGSFARTLEMDLFDWRITPPAYAVSKSALTMLTLKFAHALPGVLVNAADPGYTRTDLNGGDGAQSVTEGTDAVVHLATLPDDGPTGTFVDRRGVVPW; encoded by the coding sequence ATGACCACGACACGCCCCGTCGCCCTCGTCACCGGCGGGAACAAGGGCATCGGCCGCGAGACCTGCCGACGCCTTGCCGCCCTCGGCCACACCGTCCTCCTCGGCGCTCGCGACCCCGGGCGCGGACGGGCCGCCGCCGACGAGCTCGGCGTCACCTGGATCCCGCTCGACGTCACCGACCAGGCGAGCGTCGACGCCGCGGCCGAGCAGGTCCGCCGCGAGCACGGCGGCCTCGACGTCCTCGTCAACAACGCGGGCGTCAACAGCGCCGTGACCCCCGTCGAGGAGCTGACGGCCGACGCCCTCGCCGCGCTGCTGGACGTGAACCTCCTCGGGGTCCTGCGCGTCACCAACGCGTTCGTCCCGCTGCTGCGCGACTCCGCCCACCCGCGCGTCGTCAACGTCTCCTCCACCGTGGGGTCCTTCGCCCGCACGCTGGAGATGGACCTCTTCGACTGGCGGATCACGCCGCCGGCGTACGCGGTGTCGAAGAGCGCGCTGACCATGCTGACGCTGAAGTTCGCCCACGCCCTGCCCGGCGTCCTCGTCAACGCGGCCGACCCCGGCTACACGCGCACCGACCTCAACGGCGGTGACGGCGCGCAGAGCGTCACCGAGGGAACCGACGCGGTCGTGCACCTCGCGACGCTGCCCGACGACGGGCCGACGGGGACGTTCGTCGACCGGCGGGGCGTCGTGCCCTGGTGA
- a CDS encoding ABC transporter substrate-binding protein — protein MTARPALLRLLSRALPPFVVVPVLALAACVPVQPVGEAPEREDVTGVAVGDRPVRDGGDLVMALSAEPDRLDPTTSSSLYTRYVMNAICEKLYDIDAEGNLVPQLAAALPTTSPDGLTVTIPVRSGVRFADGTPLDAAAVVTTLERNLTLETSSRKSELGPVDTVEAADPSTVVVRYKAPFAPLTASLADRAGMVMSPTALAERGEDFGDHPTCVGPMKFVDRVPQTSITVERDPNYYAADQVHLDRITYRIMTDANIRAANLRSGDVQVADSLSPQDVDALQQEEGIGLLQTGSFGYQGVTFNLGNTAGVGKPPGRIDTPLATDPRIREAFSLAVDRQALVNSVFNDWYEPACSFVSPASTYATDASNACPPHDPARAKQLLTEAGVELPYRIRVSASNTADTLRLSQALQASVLEAGFQLEIEPVEYSTLLDQQSSGDFEAVQLGWSGRVDPHGNSSSFLTTGAGNNYSGYSNPEVDALLKRAAQSTDPATRADLYGQVVTVVQRDNPIVYLYRVRSITGYVSSGEGSVAGVETFADGVVRLGRAAFLQESE, from the coding sequence ATGACTGCTCGACCAGCACTGCTCCGTCTCCTGTCCCGTGCCCTGCCCCCGTTCGTGGTCGTGCCCGTCCTCGCGCTGGCGGCCTGCGTCCCCGTCCAGCCCGTCGGCGAGGCGCCCGAGCGCGAGGACGTCACCGGCGTCGCGGTCGGCGACCGTCCCGTCCGCGACGGCGGGGACCTCGTCATGGCCCTGTCGGCCGAACCCGACCGGCTCGACCCGACCACGTCGTCCTCGCTCTACACGCGCTACGTGATGAACGCGATCTGCGAGAAGCTCTACGACATCGACGCCGAGGGGAACCTCGTCCCGCAGCTCGCCGCGGCCCTGCCCACGACGTCGCCCGACGGCCTCACCGTGACGATCCCCGTCCGGTCCGGCGTCCGGTTCGCCGACGGGACCCCCCTCGACGCCGCGGCCGTCGTCACGACGCTGGAACGGAACCTCACCCTCGAGACGAGCTCGCGCAAGAGCGAACTCGGACCCGTCGACACCGTGGAGGCGGCCGACCCGTCGACCGTCGTGGTCCGCTACAAGGCCCCGTTCGCCCCGCTCACGGCCTCCCTCGCCGACCGGGCCGGGATGGTCATGTCCCCGACGGCGCTCGCCGAACGGGGCGAGGACTTCGGCGACCACCCGACGTGCGTGGGGCCCATGAAGTTCGTCGACCGCGTCCCGCAGACGTCGATCACGGTCGAACGTGACCCGAACTACTACGCGGCCGACCAGGTCCACCTCGACCGCATCACCTACCGGATCATGACGGACGCGAACATCCGGGCCGCGAACCTGCGCTCCGGCGACGTCCAGGTCGCCGACAGCCTGTCGCCGCAGGACGTCGACGCCCTCCAGCAGGAGGAGGGCATCGGCCTGCTGCAGACCGGATCCTTCGGGTACCAGGGCGTCACGTTCAACCTCGGCAACACGGCCGGCGTCGGGAAACCCCCGGGTCGCATCGACACCCCGCTGGCGACGGACCCCCGCATCCGCGAGGCGTTCTCGCTCGCCGTCGACCGGCAGGCCCTCGTGAACTCGGTCTTCAACGACTGGTACGAACCCGCGTGCTCGTTCGTCTCGCCCGCCAGCACCTACGCGACGGACGCGTCGAACGCCTGTCCGCCGCACGACCCCGCCAGGGCCAAGCAGCTGCTCACCGAGGCCGGGGTGGAACTGCCCTACCGGATCAGGGTCTCGGCGTCGAACACCGCGGACACCCTCCGCCTCTCGCAGGCGTTGCAGGCCAGCGTCCTGGAGGCCGGGTTCCAGCTCGAGATCGAACCGGTGGAGTACTCCACGCTCCTCGACCAGCAGTCCTCCGGCGACTTCGAGGCCGTCCAGCTCGGTTGGTCCGGCCGTGTCGACCCGCACGGGAACTCCTCGAGCTTCCTCACCACGGGAGCGGGGAACAACTACTCGGGCTACTCGAACCCCGAGGTGGACGCCCTGCTCAAGCGGGCCGCGCAGAGCACCGACCCCGCCACGCGCGCCGACCTCTACGGGCAGGTCGTGACGGTCGTCCAGCGGGACAACCCGATCGTCTACCTCTACCGCGTGCGCAGCATCACCGGGTACGTGAGTTCCGGTGAGGGCTCCGTGGCCGGGGTCGAGACCTTCGCCGACGGCGTCGTCCGCCTCGGACGCGCCGCCTTCCTCCAGGAGAGTGAGTGA